In one window of Miscanthus floridulus cultivar M001 chromosome 12, ASM1932011v1, whole genome shotgun sequence DNA:
- the LOC136498104 gene encoding probable NAD(P)H-dependent oxidoreductase 1 → MAGASASIPCLALNTGHAIPVLGFGTGSSSTPEDLAATILHAVRLGYRHIDTASVYGTEGAVGAAVADAVATGAVATRADLFVTSKLWMNDAHPDRVLPALRESLARLGLDYLDLFLVHWPLAADENKKPVPLDMEGVWRAMEECHRLGLARSIGVSNFSAAKMSRLLAFAAVPPAVNQVELNVGWRQEKVREVCAKNGVVVTAFSPLGAIGTMWGSNAVMESGVLQDIAAKRGKTVAQVALRWLHEQGLCFVARSFNKERLKQNMELFDWELTDDDKEKIMGIPQRRACHGEFFLSPDGPYKSLEELWDGEI, encoded by the exons ATGGCCGGCGCGTCGGCGAGCATCCCGTGCCTGGCGCTCAACACGGGCCACGCGATCCCCGTGCTGGGCTTCGGGACCGGCTCCTCCAGCACGCCGGAGGACCTGGCGGCCACCATCCTCCACGCCGTCCGCCTCGGCTACCGCCACATCGACACGGCCTCCGTATATGGTACGGAGGGCGCGGtcggcgccgccgtcgccgacgcCGTCGCCACGGGGGCCGTCGCCACCCGCGCCGACCTCTTCGTCACCTCCAAGCTCTGGATGAACGACGCGCACCCGGACCGCGTGCTCCCGGCGCTCCGGGAGTCGCTGGCCCGCCTCGGCCTCGACTACCTCGACCTCTTCCTCGTCCACTGGCCCCTCGCCGCCGACGAGAACAAGAAGCCCGTGCCGTTGGACATGGAGGGCGTCTGGCGTGCCATGGAGGAGTGCCACCGTCTCGGCCTCGCGAGGTCCATCGGCGTCAGCAACTTCTCCGCGGCCAAGATGTCCCGGCTGCTCGCCTTCGCTGCCGTGCCGCCGGCGGTGAACCAGGTCGAGTTGAACGTCGGCTGGCGTCAGGAGAAAGTCAGGGAGGTGTGCGCCAAGAACGGCGTCGTCGTCACCGCCTTCTCACCGCTGGGCGCGATCGGCACGATGTGGGGATCCAACGCCGTCATGGAGAGCGGCGTGCTGCAGGACATCGCCGCCAAGAGAGGCAAGACGGTTGCCCAG GTGGCATTGAGGTGGCTGCATGAGCAAGGGTTGTGCTTTGTGGCGAGGAGCTTTAACAAGGAGAGGTTGAAGCAAAACATGGAGCTTTTCGATTGGGAGTTGACCGACGACGACAAGGAGAAGATCATGGGGATTCCACAGAGGAGAGCGTGTCATGGGGAGTTCTTTTTGTCACCGGACGGGCCATACAAGAGCTTGGAGGAGCTATGGGACGGAGAGATATGA
- the LOC136495526 gene encoding uncharacterized protein, producing MDLDAANFEEWILLGDFNLIRSSDNRNMPGGCSSEMLMFNNLISFRGWIDLPFQGRAFTWSNMQDPPLLVKLDWVFCTAAWLLAFPNSMVYPFARPVSDHVPYVLQIKTAVPKAQVFRFKNFWLEFSSFLPLVNNLWNMAPYFIQPAKNLTAKLKFVRQGIRKWSEKIYNLQQLIENCSWVLALLDGLEEQRNLSQLELNFRSLVCKHIAFLLEAKRIFWKQRSTARWVTLGDENTKFFHAFATRNYRRNYIATLKVDENTLVSEHDLKVGILLATFQDRLGCSEFTNISYDDLGSFIQPILLPVLDDPFSDEEILMAVKAMPPDHAPGPDGF from the coding sequence ATGGATTTGGATGCTGCAAACTTTGAAGAGTGGATTCTTTTGGGGGATTTTAATTTGATTAGATCTTCAGATAATAGAAATATGCCTGGTGGATGTTCTTCAGAAATGTTGATGTTCAATAATCTGATCAGCTTTAGAGGCTGGATTGACTTACCTTTTCAAGGCCGTGCATTCACCTGGAGCAACATGCAAGATCCTCCTCTGTTGGTGAAATTAGATTGGGTTTTCTGTACTGCAGCATGGTTGCTAGCTTTTCCCAACAGCATGGTGTATCCTTTCGCTAGACCAGTGTCTGACCATGTCCCATATGTGCTTCAAATCAAAACTGCTGTCCCTAAAGCTCAGGTTTTTCGCTTTAAGAATTTTTGGCTGGAGTTCTCCTCCTTTTTGCCCCTGGTTAATAATCTCTGGAATATGGCGCCCTACTTCATTCAGCCAGCTAAGAATTTAACTGCTAAGCTGAAATTTGTCAGGCAAGGGATTAGAAAATGGAGCGAGAAAATTTACAACCTGCAGCAACTTATAGAAAATTGCAGCTGGGTCCTGGCACTTCTTGATGGTCTAGAAGAGCAGAGAAATCTCAGTCAGCTTGAATTAAATTTCAGATCTTTAGTGTGCAAACACATTGCATTCCTCCTAGAAGCAAAAAGAATTTTTTGGAAGCAACGCAGTACAGCTAGATGGGTTACTTTGGGAGATGAAAACACCAAATTTTTTCATGCCTTTGCCACCAGAAATTATAGAAGAAATTATATTGCTACTCTCAAGGTGGATGAGAACACTCTGGTTTCTGAGCATGATCTCAAAGTTGGAATTTTGTTGGCCACTTTTCAGGACAGATTAGGCTGCTCAGAGTTTACCAAtatttcttatgatgatcttggcTCCTTCATCCAGCCAATTCTCCTGCCTGTTCTTGATGATCCGTTCTCTGATGAGGAAATTCTTATGGCAGTCAAGGCTATGCCCCCAGACCATGCTCCTGGTCCAGATGGCTTTTAA